The window CAACCACTGGAAGCTGGTGGGCGCCGTGGTAGGCGGACTGCTGGTGGTCGGTGCGTTGGCAATGTTTTTCCAGCGAAAGCCGAGCGATCTACCGGTGGACTCCCAAGTTGCGCAGACCAGGACGCCGGCCGCCCCGGCCGCGGCCCCGACCGCAGCCCCAACCGCAAACACACCGCCGTTTACGCAGGACCAGCCCGTGGCAACCGTTTCCGAGGCGCCGCAGCCTTCCGGCAGGACGCGTCCCGGCAAAGCGGCCAGAAACGCGGCACGTGTGCCGCAAGTCATGATCCAACCGGCCCCGACGACGGCCGCGGAAGGCCAGCTTGCGGTTACCTCTACTCCCGCTGGCGCCACCGTGGAAATTGAAGGACGAGCGGGCCAGTCCTGGAGGACGCCGCAAACTGTGGGACCGCTGTCTCCCGGCACATACAAGGTCACGATCAGCCGGCCAGGGTTCGCGCCGGAAACACGCAGCATACAAGTGAGCGCCGGCGGCCGCGCCAATCTTGACGTCCGGCTCAACGCGGTCAAAGGATTTGTGAACGTCGCCAGCACGCCTGCGGGCGCCAGCATCTTTGTGGATGGCCGTGACACCGGCAAGGCGACGCCCACGGAATTAATGCTGGATCCCGCGACGCACAGCATTGCCGTCCGCAAGCCCGGCTATCTGGACGCCAACACGCAAATCAATCTGGTTGCGGGGCAGGCGGCTGGCTATGCGCCCAATTTGATGGTGGCGGGCCGCACCGACAACATCAAGGTGAAAGGCGGCGGCGTAGGCAAGATATTCAACGGCGGCGGATCGTCGCAAGGAATGTCGCGCATTGAAATCAAGAGCGAGCCGAAAGGCGCGCAGGTTGTCATCAACGGTCTGGCGCTGCAAAAGACCACTCCGCTGGAGATTGAAGTGGAAGCCGGCAACTACGACATCGTGCTGCAAAAGGACGGATACAAACCATTGCACGAAAACGCAATTGTGGGGATTGATGACCGGATCAAAATCTCCAGATCTCTCGCCCGGTAGAACGTTGCCGGGCGTCTGGCCGTGGGCGGCACATGGGTGCCGCCCGTGTTTATTGGTAACGGCCGGCGCCGCTTATCTGCATTTGTCGCAGTCTTCAGCCCGCTTGCGACGGTGTGCTGCAAAAACGCAAAGACAATGATTTGCCGCCTTGTCGAACGGAAAGCCAAAATCGTCCGGCCGATCAAGGCTGGCGCGGGCTTTGGCCCGCTTTTGAGCTTGTAACACAGATCATGCGCGGCCCATGAACGGTTTGTCCGCTACAATGGTAACTGGGATGATTACAGGAGTTTGCTCAAGTTGAATTCTGCTATTCGCAATATCGCCATCATCGCGCACGTTGATCACGGCAAGACCACACTGGTGGACGCCATGCTTCGCCAAAGCGGCGCTTTTCGCGCCAATGAGGCCCTAGTGGACCGCGTGATGGATTCCAATGCTCTGGAGCGCGAGCGAGGCATCACCATCCTGGCCAAGAATACCGCGATTCTGTATCACGACGTGAAGATCAACATTGTGGACACGCCGGGCCACAGCGATTTTGGCGGAGAGGTGGAGCGCGCGCTGAAGATGGTGGATGGCGTGATGCTGCTGGTGGATGCCAGCGAAGGCCCGCTGCCACAAACGCGTTACGTGCTGAGCAAAGCCCTGGAAGCCGGACTGCCTCCGGTGGTGGTGATCAACAAGATTGACCGCCCGGACGCCCGCTCCCAGGAAGTCCTGAACGAAATCTACGATTTGTTCATTGACCTGGACGCGCATGAAGACCAGCTGAATTTTCCCGTGCTCTATACCAACGCTAAGGCCGGTACCGCGTCGGCCGATATGAACGTTGCCGGGGAGAATTTGCGCCCATTGTTTGACGCCATTCTGGCGACGATTCCGCCGCCCGCCGGCGACGCCGCCAACGCGTTGCAGATTCTCGTCGCCAACCTGGATTACAGCGACTATCTCGGCCGCATGGCCATTGCCCGCGTGTTCAACGGCACGCTGCATGCCGGAGAAGAAGTGGCCATCGCCAAGTTGGGCGGCGCGTTCGAAAAGGTAAAGATTACCAAGCTGTTTTCCTTCAGCGGACTCAAGCGCGTGGACATTGAGAAAGCCGAAGTCGGCGACATTGTGGCCATCGCCGGAGTGGAAGGTATCAATATCGGCGAAACCATCACCAATGTGGAGAACCCGGCGCCGCTTCCCCATATCGCCATAGACGAGCCGACCATCGCGATACAGTTTTCCGTGAACACGTCACCCTTTTCCGGACGCGACGGCACCTACGTGACTTCCCGCAATCTGCGCGACCGCCTGGAGAAAGAGCTGCTCACCAACGTTTCCCTGCGCGTGGAAGAGGCTGACAACACGGATTCTTTCAAGGTATTAGGCCGGGGCGAGCTGCAACTCGCCATTCTGATTGAGACCATGCGCCGCGAAGGTTTTGAACTGGCTGTGGGCAAGCCTGAGATCGTCACCAAGCGGATTGACGGCAAGCTGATGGAGCCGCAAGAAAAATTGATGGTGGACATTCCGGAAGCGTTCATCGGCGTGGTGATTGAAAAGCTGGGATCGCGCAAAGGCCACATGCTCAAGATGCACAACCACGGCTCCGGCCGCGTGCGCCTGGAATTCACCATCCCCAGCCGCGGCATGATCGGCCTGCGCTCAGAGCTGCTCACGGAAACGCGCGGCACGGTGATCTTGAATTCGCTCTTTGACGGATACACCGAATGGCTGGGCGAAATCCCGCATCGCATGACCGGGGCCCTGGTGTCCGACCGCGGCGGGCACTCCACCGCCTATGCCTTGTGGAGTTTGCAGGAGCGAGGCGTGCTGTTTGTCGGCCCGGGCGTGGAGTTGTATGAAGGAATGATCGTCGGCGAGAACGCGCGCGAAGTTGACCTGGACGTAAACGCCGTCCGCGAAAAGAAGCTGACCAACATGCGCTCTTCCAGCGCCGACGAAGCAATTCGCCTGATTCCGTTCAAGAACCTCACGTTGGAACAGGCCATTGAGTTCGTGGCCGACGACGAATTGGTGGAAGTCACGCCCAAGAACCTGCGTCTGCGAAAAAAAATATTGCAAGCCAACCGACGGCCGAAGAAGAACGCGGCCCTGCCGGCGAATGCACCGGCGGTTGTGTAAGTTCAGACCTGTACAGTGAAGCTTCCTTCTGCAATCCCGAGCGGAGCGAGGGATTCCTATGATCACGATGAAATGCGGGAGTCTGGCCGACGCGCATTGTTAGGCCAAAAAACCAATTGCGCAAGCGAGCGTGGAGCCGATAGGGTTCCCTCGCTCCGCTCGGGATAAAGAAACACTACTCGAGCTGTTTTCCCCTCGTCTCCGGCAACTGAGTGGCCATCACCATCGCCAGCAAGAATGCTACGGCGCAGGTGGTAAAAGCCCAGCTTAGGCCGTGGGCGTCGGCGACGCGGCCAATCGTGTAGGGAGCAACGCAACTCAGCGCGCGCGCTCCGTTGTACGTGAATCCCAGAGCGCGGGAACGGACGCGAGTGGGGAAGATCTCGCTGCCCACGATTCCCGAGCCGGCAAAGAACCCGGTGCCAAAGAACCCGACCAACACTCCCAGCACCAGAATCAGCCACGGCGAGCGTGCCGCGGCGTAAGCGGGGATGAGCAGTGCGGCGCATAGCGTAAAGAGCACCAGCGACCGGCGGCGGCCCATCCGGTCGGCGATCCAGCCATAGCAAAGATAGCCGGGAAACATGCCAAGCAGGTTCAGCGTCACCAGCAGCGTGGTGGTGTTCATCAGGCCGAAGCCGCGGCCGCCTTTGTCCACCGGCAAAGTCAGGTAGGGCGGCATCCAGCTGAACAGTCCCCACCAGGCGAACAGACCAAAAATGTTCAAGAGCAAGAGGACGATGGTGTTCTTGCGCAGTGCGGGAGAAAAGATCTCAGAGAATGGCGCAGCCTCTTGCTTGGCGCGTTGCTGCTTCCACATCTCGGATTCGGGAACACTCTTGCGAATCCATAAGGTGACCAGCGCGGGAAGCAAGCCGACCAGGAAAACCAATCGCCAAGTCTGGTGCATGAAATCGTGTTTGGAAGGGTCCTGGGGAAAAATCCGAAAGAATAGTCCTGTAACCAGCGCCGCGGCCGCCAGTCCCCAGGCCCACGCGCTTTGCACGATGGCGATGGCTTTGGCGCGCAAGTTCACCGGCCAGGTTTCGGCGACGAGAGTTGCGCCGGTGTTCCACTCGCCTCCCATCCCCAGCCCCAGAGCGAAACGGAAAAAGATGAGAACGCCGAGAGAAGTGGAAAGCCCGGAGCCCAGCGAGCATACCGAGTAAGTAAGAATGCTCAGCATCAGCGCCTTGGTTCGGCCGATGCGGTCGGCAATAAACCCGAACAATACGCCGCCAATGCCGGACGCCAGCAGCATGAACGCATTGGGCAGGCCGGCGGTGGCTTTGTCATGGATGCCCAGCGCCATCATCACGTGGACTTGCACGTTGCTGTAGAGCAGGACGTCGAATCCGTCTAGCCCCCAGCCCAGCGCGGCTGCGACCAGCGTGCGTTTCTGTGCGGACGTGACTTCTGAGAACGGGACTGTAGCGGTGGCCATGGGCGCGTGAATTCTATCAGGAGACCTAACCACAAAGGACACAATGACCCACAAAGGTGGCTTTCGGTCCTTTACGGATTACCTTGGTGTTCCTTCGTGCCCTTTGTGGTTCATGCTTTTGTTAATCGAGCAAAGTATCGCTCCGCCCTGCGCACGTCTCGTCGAATCTGCTCTTTCAACGCTTCCACGGAAGGGAATTTGATCTCCGTCCGCAGCCAGCGCAGGAAAGATACTTCGACTTCAGTTTGCGCTGTGATATCCAGCGGATGGAAGTTGAGCAGATGGGTTTCAATGGCGAAGGAATCAGCGCCGAAGGTGGGCCGGTTGCCCACGTTGGTCACGGAGTTAAAGGTCTCCCCGCCGACTCGCGTCTGCGTGAGGTAGACGCCGTTCTGGGGAACGAGTTCGTCATAGCGGCTGAGGTTGATGGTCGGAACGGTGTATTTGTGGCCGTAGCCGCGTCCGCGTCCGGCAGTAGAGATGATGCAGAACACGCGGCCCAGCAGGCGACGCGCGCGGCTGACTTTTCCCGCGGCAATCAGCCCGCGGATATGGCTGCTCGACACCGGACTGCCGCGCAACAGCAACAAGGGATAGTTGACGACGGAAAATCCAAGTTCTCGGCCGAATTCTTTGAGCCGTTCGGTATTGCCCTGCGCTTTGTGGCCAAAATGAAAAGTCTCGCCTTCGTGAATTTCCTGCGCTTGCAGCTTGCCGGCCAGGATGTCGGCGGCAAAATCGCGCGGTGTGATCATGGAAAAGTCGCGCGTGAACGGGATGATCAGCAGCTCGTCCAGCCCGCTCTGCGCGAGTAACGATTCTTTGATGCTTTGCGGGGTGATCAGCCGGGGAGCAATATCCGGACGCAAGATCCGCAGGGGATGAGGATCAAAAGTCACGGCCACAGCTTTGCTGCCAGTCTCCTGCGCGCGCCGAACCACTTCCTTCAGCACCTGACGGTGGCCGCAGTGGACGCCGTCAAAATTCCCCACGGTCACCACGGTCGGGCCCAGATCGCCGGGGACTTCCTGCAGAGACCGCAAGATCCTCATGCGATGTCAAACTCCAATTTGAGGCCGTCATACGCCAGGCGTACATGGCCGGGGAGCAGTTTGTTGGTGGCTTCGTGCGGCAGGTCGTGCGCGATATGAGTAAAAAACGCGCGGCGTGGCTTTAATTCGTCCACCAGGTGCAGTGAGTTGTCCACGGTGGAGTGCGTCGGGTGCGGCTTGTGGCGGAGTGCGTCAAGAAACAGGACGTCCAGATCGCGCAACCGGCCCATGGATTCCGCAGGAATCTCGCTGAAGTCGGTGAGATAAGCGGCGCCGCCAAAACGGAACCCGTGGATGGTGGCGTCGCCATGCAGGACCTTCACCGGCTCAAAGCTCGCGCCGAACAGCTCTACTGAGCCGTTGATGCGGTTCATGGTCACCCGGGCCAGGCCGCCATATTTGTAGTTCGCGTCAAAGATGTAGCGAAAAACACTCTCA is drawn from Terriglobia bacterium and contains these coding sequences:
- the typA gene encoding translational GTPase TypA, with protein sequence MNSAIRNIAIIAHVDHGKTTLVDAMLRQSGAFRANEALVDRVMDSNALERERGITILAKNTAILYHDVKINIVDTPGHSDFGGEVERALKMVDGVMLLVDASEGPLPQTRYVLSKALEAGLPPVVVINKIDRPDARSQEVLNEIYDLFIDLDAHEDQLNFPVLYTNAKAGTASADMNVAGENLRPLFDAILATIPPPAGDAANALQILVANLDYSDYLGRMAIARVFNGTLHAGEEVAIAKLGGAFEKVKITKLFSFSGLKRVDIEKAEVGDIVAIAGVEGINIGETITNVENPAPLPHIAIDEPTIAIQFSVNTSPFSGRDGTYVTSRNLRDRLEKELLTNVSLRVEEADNTDSFKVLGRGELQLAILIETMRREGFELAVGKPEIVTKRIDGKLMEPQEKLMVDIPEAFIGVVIEKLGSRKGHMLKMHNHGSGRVRLEFTIPSRGMIGLRSELLTETRGTVILNSLFDGYTEWLGEIPHRMTGALVSDRGGHSTAYALWSLQERGVLFVGPGVELYEGMIVGENAREVDLDVNAVREKKLTNMRSSSADEAIRLIPFKNLTLEQAIEFVADDELVEVTPKNLRLRKKILQANRRPKKNAALPANAPAVV
- a CDS encoding MFS transporter; protein product: MATATVPFSEVTSAQKRTLVAAALGWGLDGFDVLLYSNVQVHVMMALGIHDKATAGLPNAFMLLASGIGGVLFGFIADRIGRTKALMLSILTYSVCSLGSGLSTSLGVLIFFRFALGLGMGGEWNTGATLVAETWPVNLRAKAIAIVQSAWAWGLAAAALVTGLFFRIFPQDPSKHDFMHQTWRLVFLVGLLPALVTLWIRKSVPESEMWKQQRAKQEAAPFSEIFSPALRKNTIVLLLLNIFGLFAWWGLFSWMPPYLTLPVDKGGRGFGLMNTTTLLVTLNLLGMFPGYLCYGWIADRMGRRRSLVLFTLCAALLIPAYAAARSPWLILVLGVLVGFFGTGFFAGSGIVGSEIFPTRVRSRALGFTYNGARALSCVAPYTIGRVADAHGLSWAFTTCAVAFLLAMVMATQLPETRGKQLE
- a CDS encoding bifunctional riboflavin kinase/FAD synthetase → MRILRSLQEVPGDLGPTVVTVGNFDGVHCGHRQVLKEVVRRAQETGSKAVAVTFDPHPLRILRPDIAPRLITPQSIKESLLAQSGLDELLIIPFTRDFSMITPRDFAADILAGKLQAQEIHEGETFHFGHKAQGNTERLKEFGRELGFSVVNYPLLLLRGSPVSSSHIRGLIAAGKVSRARRLLGRVFCIISTAGRGRGYGHKYTVPTINLSRYDELVPQNGVYLTQTRVGGETFNSVTNVGNRPTFGADSFAIETHLLNFHPLDITAQTEVEVSFLRWLRTEIKFPSVEALKEQIRRDVRRAERYFARLTKA
- a CDS encoding MBL fold metallo-hydrolase gives rise to the protein MKATLTVLGSGTSMGVPTIGCTCRVCGSIDPHDQRTRPSVMVEYDGRCVLIDTTPDFRQQAIREKITRLDAVLYTHSHADHILGLDDVRPLSLRREEKIPLYADSTTADAIESVFRYIFDANYKYGGLARVTMNRINGSVELFGASFEPVKVLHGDATIHGFRFGGAAYLTDFSEIPAESMGRLRDLDVLFLDALRHKPHPTHSTVDNSLHLVDELKPRRAFFTHIAHDLPHEATNKLLPGHVRLAYDGLKLEFDIA